The Manihot esculenta cultivar AM560-2 chromosome 11, M.esculenta_v8, whole genome shotgun sequence genome includes a region encoding these proteins:
- the LOC110625630 gene encoding uncharacterized protein LOC110625630, with protein MGIWHKFSSVAHPQTKGQMEVTNRAILQRLKKLLDGAKKDWAAELNNILWAFRTTPRTPTKETPFVLAFGTEAVAPIELQVPTHRVQFKNENTNGDKLRSNLDALEEIREEPRSAPLLINRRQLATTIKRLGKGA; from the coding sequence ATGGGCATCTGGCACAAGTTCTCCTCGGTAGCCCATCCTCAAACCAAAGGCCAGATGGAGGTTACAAACCGAGCTATCCTCCAGAGATTGAAGAAACTACTGGATGGGGCAAAGAAGGATTGGGCAGCCGAGCTCAACAACATCCTGTGGGCATTCAGGACCACCCCTCGGACGCCAACGAAGGAAACACCATTCGTGCTAGCATTTGGCACCGAGGCTGTGGCCCCCATCGAGCTGCAAGTCCCTACTCACCGCGTCCAGTTCAAAAACGAGAACACCAACGGTGATAAGTTGAGGAGTAACCTGGATGCCCTAGAGGAGATCAGAGAAGAACCCAGATCAGCACCGCTACTTATCAACAGAAGGCAGCTCGCTACTACAATCAAAAGGTTAGGGAAAGGAGCCTGA